From the bacterium genome, the window CCTTGGTGTAGGGGACCACGGATGTCCCCTCGGCCGACTCGATCCTATAGAGGTTGGGCCCGGTTTTGGTATGAATCATCCCCAAGGGCCCGGCGATACGCTGCTGGAAGAGGTCTTCAAGGCTCTGACCTGAGACGCGCTCGGCGATACAGGATGCCACGGTCAGGCCGTGACTGCCGTAGAAGAACCGGGTTCCCGGCTCATTAGGCAACTTCGCGCCCGCCATCTGCTGAATCATATGATCCATAGACCCCTCGGTCAGTTTGAGCTGGTTAAACCCGCTGGTGTGCGAGAGGCACTGCCGGACCGTGATACGCCCATTGGTGCCGGTGAACTCCGGCAGATAGGTCGAGATGGGAGCGTCGAGGTTGATCTTGCCTTCGTCCACCACCGTCATGAACGTGGCAGCCTCCAGCACCTTGCCGCCCGAGGCGATATTGGCGATATTGTCGGCCTGGTTGTAGCAGCCCCAGTGTCCGGCATAGAGCAGTTTTTCTCCCTGATAGACGCGCAATACCGCCCAGGGATAATGACCTTTATCAATCCAGGATTGCACCAGCGGGGAAATGGCCGAAAAATCCTCCTTGGGCATGTCGGCAGCCACCGCCGGCAGAGCCGATAACAGGCTAAGAGCCATCAAGCACCTGACAATCATTTTTCCAGCCTCAGGCTTTCCCATTACCATCTCCTTCTTTACGTTTTTCATCCGAAACCAAAATCCGAATTCCTAACATGGATATACAGGATGCACGGGATAAGTTGAATTCAAACCAATCCATCTTTCCCCATCCTGTCTATCCTGTACATCCATGTTTGAAACTCGTTTCATCTTGCAACTCTTTCGCCCCGTCACTCGAAACCAGCGTCGACTCCAGCGCCACGGTCTTGGCCAATTCCGCGACCGCCTTGCTGTTAATGGTGCTTTCCATACGTTGGAGATATCCTACTGCTTATCAGACTCTCTGTCCATATACTTTGCAAATTTGCTTTTGCATTGTAATGCATTATCCATAAATGTTTTATATCGTTATACACGATCTCTATTATTCACATGTTTTGCATTATAACGGGCGGATTGAATCCAGACCTCCTGATATCAAATCTCCGGAAATAGGGGCATGACGAAACACACGAAACGAACCCAAGACGGCTCGGCAGGGACGCCTCGCCCTACCGAAATACAGGAGTTTTCACTTGGAGTGCGGCGGCTTGACCTGCGCCTTACACGGATTTAAGGAGAAGACCTCACCACTAATCCGGGAAATTTTGGAAATCCAATTTTCAGGCGAACTTCGTGGCTTGGCCTAAGGTTTTGATCTGGATTTCTCCTATTTCTTAAATCAGTGGTGCAGTCTTCCTGTATTTACGTGTAAGGAGCAGGTCAAGCCGCCACACTCCAAAGCTCTCGCAATAATGTAAGACATCATCATCGATATCTATACTTTTACTATTTGACGGACATTTTTTTTAATGTCATATTTTTAATTATGAATACTACGGTTCAGGCAGACTGCGTTTGTTTCACGACCAAGGGACAACTGGTGATCCCGGCTTGGCTACGCCGGCAGTACCATATCGAGCGGGGCACCCGCGCCATCGTGACCGCAACGGCGGGAGGG encodes:
- a CDS encoding serine hydrolase domain-containing protein encodes the protein MGKPEAGKMIVRCLMALSLLSALPAVAADMPKEDFSAISPLVQSWIDKGHYPWAVLRVYQGEKLLYAGHWGCYNQADNIANIASGGKVLEAATFMTVVDEGKINLDAPISTYLPEFTGTNGRITVRQCLSHTSGFNQLKLTEGSMDHMIQQMAGAKLPNEPGTRFFYGSHGLTVASCIAERVSGQSLEDLFQQRIAGPLGMIHTKTGPNLYRIESAEGTSVVPYTKASEYARFLEMLASGGMYRGKRVLSANSVQEMMADQVRGATMPGGNFPEEFNLTAMLGEGKHGCYGFCLWREQVDADGNATLLSCPGWSGFYPWIDKKRGVHGVFLARVADSWNFKWKEFNPM